The following are encoded together in the Acinetobacter radioresistens DSM 6976 = NBRC 102413 = CIP 103788 genome:
- a CDS encoding AzlC family ABC transporter permease, whose protein sequence is MLTYLPVSFAFGVSATQFGFTAWEALFLSCSMYAGASQFLVVALLGSGTSIWMTALTVIALDIRHLLYGPALYNLINHQLNLKKTAAWAWGLTDEVFASGMIKLSQRRQEWSESWMLGLSLFSWLSWAGGSFLGGMFANQVSNLPRFLQAALDFLLPALFLSFLLAAFERKHTLVVAVCLIVSALACYFINLSAAIFIGIIAGILAGLFKHYILKQHDDLMETL, encoded by the coding sequence ATGCTGACCTATTTACCTGTCTCGTTTGCCTTTGGCGTTTCTGCTACCCAGTTTGGGTTTACTGCCTGGGAAGCTCTATTTTTATCCTGCTCCATGTATGCTGGTGCCAGTCAGTTTCTTGTAGTTGCCCTGCTCGGCAGTGGTACATCAATCTGGATGACAGCACTGACTGTTATCGCTTTAGATATTCGGCATCTGCTCTATGGACCAGCCTTATACAACCTGATTAACCATCAGTTAAACCTGAAAAAGACCGCTGCCTGGGCATGGGGACTTACCGATGAGGTATTTGCCAGTGGCATGATTAAACTCTCCCAACGCCGACAGGAATGGTCAGAGTCATGGATGCTGGGCTTAAGTCTGTTTAGCTGGCTATCTTGGGCAGGTGGTTCATTTCTAGGGGGGATGTTCGCCAATCAGGTGAGTAATTTGCCACGCTTCTTGCAAGCGGCCCTGGACTTTCTATTACCTGCGCTGTTTTTAAGCTTTTTACTCGCGGCTTTTGAGAGAAAACATACTCTGGTGGTAGCAGTATGCTTAATTGTTTCGGCCTTAGCCTGTTATTTTATTAATCTTTCTGCAGCAATTTTTATCGGGATTATTGCCGGTATTCTGGCCGGACTGTTTAAGCATTACATCCTCAAGCAGCATGACGATTTAATGGAAACACTATGA
- the ygaH gene encoding L-valine transporter subunit YgaH yields MNLDIILVGLVVGIANFISRFGPFYFIQKYQQQNQRRGAIWLKIALGSIGISAISSMLVVATLPPLIETPNKSLAMLAGLLVLIGLYFRFRKIVPATLTAAIVYGLVYTYIPV; encoded by the coding sequence ATGAATCTGGATATTATTCTGGTCGGTCTCGTCGTGGGAATTGCAAATTTCATTTCCCGTTTTGGCCCATTTTACTTCATTCAAAAGTATCAGCAGCAGAATCAGCGTCGTGGTGCAATCTGGTTAAAAATTGCGCTGGGGAGTATCGGTATTTCTGCTATTAGCTCTATGCTAGTAGTTGCTACATTGCCCCCCCTGATTGAAACACCTAATAAAAGCTTGGCCATGCTGGCGGGTCTCCTTGTACTGATCGGTTTATATTTTAGATTCAGGAAAATCGTACCAGCAACTCTGACCGCAGCCATTGTTTATGGATTGGTCTATACTTACATACCTGTCTAA
- the purT gene encoding formate-dependent phosphoribosylglycinamide formyltransferase, giving the protein MIRMSVTIGTPLQSSAVKVLLLGSGELGKEVVISLQRLGVEVHAADRYEHAPAMQAAHFSYSLNMADPQQLKALIEQVKPQFIVPEIEAIATEVLLEVEAGQQAVVIPSAKAVNLTMNREGIRRLAAEELGLPTSAYRFADSLESFRGACDDIGYPNFVKPVMSSSGKGQSRVKSFDEVDAAWEYAQTGGRVNQGKVIVESQIDFDFEITLLTVRAKNPQSGKIETSFCDPIGHRQDSGDYIESWQPQPMSPVALEESKRIADKVTAALGGCGVFGVELFIKGDQVWFSEVSPRPHDTGLVTLASQFQSEFELHARAILGLAVNTARHSVAASAVIYAGQDGSNLSFSGLDLALAHPSTDLRLFGKPEGFKRRRMGVATARAATIEEARELAQQTAAQVIVNSNP; this is encoded by the coding sequence ATGATTCGCATGAGCGTGACTATCGGTACTCCACTTCAATCTTCAGCGGTCAAAGTCTTGCTGCTTGGTTCGGGAGAGCTAGGTAAGGAAGTCGTCATTTCCTTGCAAAGGCTTGGAGTAGAAGTACATGCAGCGGATCGTTATGAACACGCGCCAGCCATGCAGGCCGCTCATTTTTCTTATAGCCTCAACATGGCAGATCCCCAACAGTTAAAAGCACTGATTGAGCAAGTCAAACCCCAGTTTATTGTCCCTGAAATTGAAGCAATTGCTACGGAAGTTCTTCTAGAGGTGGAAGCTGGACAACAAGCTGTTGTCATTCCTTCTGCTAAAGCTGTTAACCTGACCATGAACCGTGAAGGCATTCGCCGCTTGGCTGCTGAAGAATTAGGCTTGCCCACCTCTGCTTACCGTTTTGCCGACTCTCTGGAGAGCTTTCGTGGTGCCTGTGATGATATTGGTTATCCTAACTTTGTAAAACCAGTCATGTCATCTTCTGGTAAAGGACAGTCCCGGGTAAAAAGTTTTGATGAAGTTGATGCAGCTTGGGAATATGCACAGACTGGGGGACGGGTAAATCAGGGTAAGGTCATTGTTGAATCACAAATCGATTTTGACTTTGAAATTACTTTATTGACTGTGCGTGCCAAGAATCCGCAAAGCGGCAAAATTGAAACCAGCTTTTGCGATCCGATTGGTCACCGACAGGATTCCGGGGACTATATTGAAAGCTGGCAGCCGCAGCCGATGTCACCTGTGGCACTTGAAGAGTCTAAACGGATTGCTGATAAAGTCACTGCGGCACTGGGTGGATGTGGAGTTTTTGGTGTTGAACTTTTTATCAAAGGTGATCAGGTCTGGTTTAGTGAGGTATCTCCCCGTCCACATGATACTGGGTTAGTTACCCTTGCTTCACAGTTCCAAAGTGAATTTGAGCTACATGCACGGGCTATTCTGGGCTTAGCTGTAAATACGGCGCGACACAGTGTTGCAGCCAGTGCTGTTATTTATGCTGGCCAAGATGGTTCTAACCTGTCATTTTCTGGTCTGGATCTTGCATTAGCTCATCCTTCTACAGACTTACGCCTGTTTGGCAAACCGGAAGGTTTTAAACGGCGCCGTATGGGTGTTGCTACTGCACGCGCAGCAACTATAGAAGAAGCACGTGAACTTGCGCAGCAAACAGCCGCACAAGTAATTGTAAACTCAAATCCATAA
- the glnD gene encoding [protein-PII] uridylyltransferase yields MITTSPLLNYVKSNHDIQAINVWRTDVEKQLQESYENGQSIRDIILARSNLIDEALIFLWQHAGLHQTDLGLFAVGGYGRREMLPYSDVDIMILSEDDITPEQESLISTFISSLWDVGNFKPGISVRTIASCVEQATNDLTVATALIEARLITGNQHLARWPRRIVSQTWTDKTFFDAKMQEQAKRYAQHNHTESNLEPDIKNAPGGIRDINQIGWIAKRHFRVNRIYDLVHLGFISEFELAVLEEAEIFLWEIRHHLHRLVKRDENRLLFDYQREIAAKFGYVHKEGESPNYPIEQFMKRYYRTAQQVSTLNEMLLAYFNESVITPRLPSYERKIEEINEHFKLVDGKLAVQHHKIFSENPSAILEIFYLLANRPEIQGVRARTLRLLTLAAKRIDQSFRDNPMHQALFMAIIRSPYRLYDTLVAMKRYGVLGKYIPSFGKITGLMQYDLFHIYTVDAHTLLLLRNLNRFKEPEFAKDFPVVSSVFQRLARRDIVFLAALFHDIAKGRGGDHSELGAVDAIEFCRAHGFTERECKMVAWLIQNHLLMSLTAQKKDISDPDVVKEFAEKLGDMEHLDYLYCLTVADINATNPKLWNTWRASLMRQLYTHARDVIRTGLGRPVEYQMLIEDTKFAASELLVDEFALEEVEKVWQELGDEYFLKESANEIAWHTRAILQHGDNPAPLVLMRAHRKAAQDAVQIFIYTQDKPNLFATTVAVLDRMNLDVQDARIITATKAFSLDTYVVLDRFGTLLTDAERKQTVADALVQALSHADNYPGLMQRRIPRQLRHFDVKNTVDITLNPALQQNMVEISTLDQPGLLAKVGGLFMMQGLDIHSAKIVTLGERAEDIFFVTKKDGTPMNAEEAQLFSAKLKSALDEASSQVISQH; encoded by the coding sequence ATGATCACTACCTCGCCTCTGCTTAATTATGTCAAAAGCAATCATGATATTCAGGCCATTAATGTATGGCGTACTGATGTTGAAAAGCAGTTACAGGAGAGTTATGAAAATGGGCAGTCTATCCGTGACATTATTCTGGCCCGCTCCAATTTAATCGATGAAGCTCTGATCTTCTTATGGCAACACGCGGGACTCCACCAGACCGATCTTGGTCTGTTTGCTGTAGGGGGCTATGGCCGTCGTGAAATGTTGCCATACTCAGATGTCGATATCATGATTTTATCTGAAGACGATATCACTCCTGAACAGGAAAGCTTAATTTCTACTTTTATTTCTTCTCTTTGGGATGTCGGAAATTTTAAGCCAGGTATTAGTGTACGCACTATTGCCAGTTGTGTAGAACAGGCCACCAATGATTTAACTGTTGCTACTGCACTGATTGAAGCGCGGCTGATTACTGGAAATCAGCATCTGGCCAGATGGCCACGCCGGATTGTGTCACAGACCTGGACAGATAAAACTTTCTTTGATGCCAAAATGCAGGAGCAGGCAAAGCGTTATGCCCAGCATAATCATACAGAAAGCAATCTGGAACCCGATATTAAAAATGCGCCAGGCGGTATTCGTGACATTAACCAGATTGGCTGGATTGCTAAACGGCATTTTCGGGTTAATCGGATTTATGATCTTGTTCATCTCGGTTTTATTTCCGAATTTGAACTTGCTGTTCTGGAGGAAGCTGAAATTTTTCTCTGGGAAATCCGTCACCACCTGCACCGTCTGGTCAAACGTGATGAAAACAGGCTGCTATTTGATTACCAGCGCGAAATAGCAGCAAAATTTGGCTATGTTCATAAGGAAGGTGAATCTCCGAACTATCCGATTGAGCAGTTCATGAAGCGGTATTACCGTACTGCGCAGCAAGTTTCAACTTTAAATGAAATGCTACTGGCTTATTTTAATGAGTCTGTTATTACCCCGCGGCTACCAAGTTATGAGCGTAAAATTGAAGAAATCAATGAACACTTTAAACTGGTAGACGGTAAACTCGCAGTACAACATCATAAAATATTTTCGGAAAATCCAAGTGCAATTCTGGAGATTTTCTATTTACTGGCTAACCGGCCAGAAATTCAGGGAGTGCGTGCCCGAACACTTCGCCTGCTGACCCTAGCAGCCAAGCGAATTGACCAGAGCTTTCGTGATAATCCCATGCATCAAGCTCTTTTCATGGCAATTATACGCTCTCCCTACCGTTTATACGACACATTGGTGGCGATGAAACGTTATGGGGTGCTCGGTAAATACATACCTTCTTTTGGGAAAATTACCGGATTAATGCAATATGACCTGTTTCATATTTATACGGTGGATGCTCATACACTCCTGTTACTCAGAAATTTAAACCGCTTTAAAGAGCCAGAATTTGCGAAAGATTTTCCAGTCGTCAGCTCGGTTTTTCAGCGTCTTGCCCGTCGTGATATCGTATTTTTAGCCGCATTATTTCATGATATTGCTAAAGGCCGCGGGGGTGATCATAGTGAACTGGGTGCAGTTGATGCAATCGAATTCTGCCGTGCACATGGTTTTACTGAACGTGAGTGCAAAATGGTGGCGTGGCTCATCCAGAACCACCTGCTGATGTCATTAACTGCTCAAAAGAAGGATATTTCCGATCCGGATGTGGTTAAAGAATTTGCCGAAAAATTGGGTGATATGGAGCATCTGGATTACCTATACTGTTTAACAGTAGCAGATATTAATGCGACTAATCCAAAACTCTGGAATACGTGGCGTGCCTCATTAATGCGTCAGCTATATACGCATGCACGTGATGTAATTCGCACCGGCCTGGGTCGCCCCGTGGAATACCAGATGCTCATTGAAGATACCAAATTTGCAGCCAGTGAACTTCTGGTGGACGAGTTTGCCCTGGAAGAGGTAGAAAAGGTCTGGCAAGAACTGGGGGATGAGTATTTTCTCAAAGAGTCCGCGAATGAAATTGCCTGGCATACCCGTGCAATCCTGCAACATGGGGATAATCCAGCTCCTCTGGTATTGATGCGGGCACATCGTAAAGCTGCACAAGATGCTGTCCAGATTTTTATTTATACTCAAGATAAGCCAAATCTGTTTGCGACTACAGTTGCAGTACTAGACCGAATGAATCTCGATGTTCAGGACGCCCGAATTATTACTGCCACAAAAGCATTCAGTCTAGACACTTATGTAGTACTGGACCGTTTTGGAACCTTACTCACTGATGCTGAACGCAAGCAGACCGTTGCAGATGCGCTGGTTCAGGCACTCAGCCATGCCGACAATTACCCGGGGTTAATGCAGCGTCGTATTCCTCGTCAGTTGCGCCATTTTGATGTAAAAAATACTGTCGATATCACCCTAAATCCGGCTTTACAGCAAAACATGGTGGAAATTTCCACACTTGACCAACCTGGCTTACTTGCTAAAGTAGGCGGTCTGTTTATGATGCAGGGGCTGGATATTCATTCTGCCAAAATTGTCACACTCGGTGAACGGGCTGAAGATATTTTCTTTGTGACAAAGAAGGATGGCACGCCTATGAATGCTGAAGAAGCTCAGCTTTTTTCTGCAAAACTGAAATCAGCACTCGATGAAGCTTCAAGCCAAGTTATAAGCCAGCATTAA
- the dapC gene encoding succinyldiaminopimelate transaminase: protein MNSSLSLLHPYPFEKLNQLFKDVVPADLPLIPLSIGEPKHPAPDFVKKAIIDNFEQLSTYPNSKGLPELRQSIADWLTRRFQLNTISAENNILPVSGTREAIFSFVQALVKREDTPYVVMPNPFYQIYEGATLLAGAKPYFINCTQENNYLGDFDHVPNEVWEKTALLFVCTPGNPTGAVLSKDQLKKLIALSDQYDFVIASDECYSELWFDEAPVGLLEVCAEIGRNDYKNCVVFHSLSKRSNLPGMRSGFVAGDANLLKPYLKYRTYHGAAMPVQHQLASIVAWNDENHVEENRKLYRAKFELFQNELGHLLPLQKPDAGFYYWLKVDHDENFAKMLMEKAHIKVLPGRYLSRETPQGNPGENHVRLALVADIAQCEQAIERLKRVL, encoded by the coding sequence ATGAACTCAAGCTTGTCATTATTACATCCTTATCCTTTTGAAAAGCTTAATCAACTTTTTAAGGATGTAGTCCCTGCGGACCTTCCCTTGATTCCCCTCTCTATTGGTGAGCCCAAGCATCCTGCCCCTGATTTTGTAAAAAAGGCGATTATTGATAACTTTGAACAGCTTTCAACTTATCCGAACAGCAAAGGCTTACCTGAATTAAGACAGAGTATTGCAGACTGGTTAACTCGCCGCTTCCAGCTGAACACCATTAGTGCCGAAAATAATATTCTTCCTGTATCGGGAACGCGTGAGGCCATTTTCTCTTTCGTTCAGGCTTTGGTAAAACGAGAAGATACACCTTATGTGGTCATGCCGAATCCGTTTTATCAGATTTATGAAGGTGCAACCCTTCTAGCAGGTGCAAAACCATACTTCATTAACTGCACCCAAGAAAATAACTATCTGGGTGACTTTGACCATGTACCCAATGAGGTATGGGAAAAAACAGCACTACTGTTTGTATGTACACCAGGTAATCCAACAGGTGCGGTTTTGTCTAAAGATCAGTTAAAAAAACTGATTGCACTTTCAGACCAGTATGATTTTGTCATTGCATCAGATGAGTGTTATTCAGAACTCTGGTTCGATGAAGCACCCGTTGGCCTTCTTGAAGTCTGTGCTGAAATCGGACGTAATGACTATAAAAACTGTGTAGTATTTCATTCCCTGTCCAAACGCTCAAACCTGCCGGGAATGCGTTCCGGTTTTGTCGCAGGTGATGCCAACCTGCTTAAACCTTACCTGAAATATCGCACATATCATGGTGCAGCCATGCCCGTTCAACATCAGCTCGCCTCAATTGTGGCTTGGAATGATGAAAACCATGTAGAAGAAAACCGTAAGCTTTACCGGGCCAAATTTGAACTATTTCAAAATGAACTGGGGCATCTTCTGCCACTTCAAAAACCAGATGCAGGTTTTTATTACTGGTTAAAAGTAGACCATGATGAAAATTTTGCCAAAATGCTCATGGAAAAAGCACATATCAAAGTACTACCGGGACGTTACCTGTCACGTGAGACTCCGCAAGGTAATCCGGGTGAAAATCATGTACGTTTGGCCTTGGTTGCTGACATTGCTCAATGTGAGCAGGCTATTGAACGATTAAAGAGAGTACTTTAA
- a CDS encoding glutathione peroxidase, with protein MTNIYQFEAELLDGKTKSMADYRGKVLLIVNTASKCGFTPQFAGLEKVYQKYKDQGLEVLGFPCNQFGGQDPGTNDQIGAFCQKNYGVSFPMFAKVDVKGPEAHAVFRYLTNNSKGILGNGIKWNFTKFLVGKNGEVLNRYAPTSKPEALEEDIERALAQ; from the coding sequence ATGACCAACATTTATCAGTTTGAAGCTGAGTTGTTAGATGGAAAAACTAAATCAATGGCTGACTATCGGGGCAAAGTCTTACTGATTGTTAATACTGCAAGTAAATGCGGTTTCACACCGCAGTTTGCTGGTCTGGAGAAAGTTTACCAGAAGTATAAAGATCAGGGATTAGAAGTATTAGGTTTTCCATGTAACCAGTTTGGCGGACAGGACCCGGGGACAAATGACCAGATTGGTGCATTTTGCCAGAAAAATTACGGTGTCAGTTTTCCAATGTTTGCCAAGGTTGATGTAAAAGGCCCAGAAGCCCATGCAGTTTTTCGTTATTTAACCAATAACAGTAAGGGAATTTTGGGCAACGGCATTAAATGGAACTTTACCAAGTTTCTGGTAGGAAAAAATGGTGAAGTGCTGAACCGTTATGCACCAACCAGTAAGCCTGAAGCTTTAGAAGAAGATATTGAAAGGGCATTGGCACAGTAA
- the msrB gene encoding peptide-methionine (R)-S-oxide reductase MsrB, producing the protein MGKLNKTDREWQRELSPEEFRIARQKGTEPAFTGKYWNSKQDGVYTCRCCGAELFSSETKYDSGCGWPSFFRPINSTAIEEHEDLSHGMVRTEIVCHHCDAHLGHVFEDGPQPTGLRYCVNSASLELKTQEKSDEETYP; encoded by the coding sequence ATGGGAAAACTCAATAAAACAGACCGAGAATGGCAAAGAGAGTTATCACCCGAAGAGTTTCGTATTGCGCGACAAAAAGGTACTGAACCTGCGTTTACGGGGAAATACTGGAACAGTAAACAGGACGGGGTATATACCTGCCGTTGCTGTGGTGCAGAACTGTTTTCTTCAGAAACCAAATACGATAGCGGGTGTGGCTGGCCAAGCTTTTTCCGTCCGATTAATTCAACTGCTATAGAAGAACATGAAGACTTAAGTCATGGGATGGTCAGAACAGAAATAGTTTGTCATCATTGTGATGCTCATCTGGGACATGTATTTGAAGATGGTCCACAGCCGACAGGACTGCGCTATTGCGTAAATTCGGCTTCACTCGAATTAAAAACACAAGAAAAAAGTGATGAGGAAACCTATCCATGA
- a CDS encoding pyridoxal phosphate-dependent aminotransferase yields MFVLGNTTPREIKKSSKLEHVCYDIRGPVLRAANEMEEQGHKIIKLNIGNPAPFGFEAPQEIINDVALNLPNAVGYTDSKGIFPARKAICQYYQQKGVFDVSVKDVYIGNGVSELIVMAMQGLLDDGDEMLVPMPDYPLWTAAVNLSGGTAIHYKCDEENFWYPDIADMESKITPNTRGIVVINPNNPTGSVYPRHVLEQIVALAKKYDLILFADEIYDKIIYDGIEHVALAALAGDQLCVSFNGLSKAYRIAGYRSGWMAITGNKSRAVDYIEGLDMLASMRLCANHQAQYAIQTALGGYQSINDLIRPGGRLYEQRNIAWEMLNEIPGVFCVKPEGAMYCFPRLDPAVYPIEDDEKFMLDFLRAEKVLLVQGTGFNWPTPDHFRVVFLPAENELREAINRLSRFLAKMR; encoded by the coding sequence ATGTTCGTTTTAGGTAACACTACACCCCGCGAAATCAAAAAATCGTCTAAGCTTGAGCATGTTTGCTATGACATTCGTGGACCAGTGTTACGAGCCGCCAATGAAATGGAAGAACAGGGCCATAAAATTATCAAACTCAATATTGGTAACCCCGCCCCGTTCGGCTTTGAAGCGCCACAAGAAATCATTAATGATGTTGCCCTGAACCTGCCAAATGCAGTGGGTTATACCGATTCAAAAGGAATCTTTCCGGCACGTAAAGCGATCTGCCAGTATTACCAGCAAAAAGGTGTATTTGATGTCAGCGTAAAAGATGTCTACATTGGTAATGGCGTATCAGAACTCATAGTTATGGCCATGCAAGGTCTGCTAGATGATGGCGATGAAATGCTGGTGCCAATGCCGGACTACCCGCTCTGGACAGCAGCTGTTAATCTCTCTGGCGGCACAGCGATTCACTATAAATGTGATGAAGAAAATTTCTGGTATCCCGATATCGCTGATATGGAAAGTAAAATCACTCCAAATACCCGCGGTATTGTGGTGATTAATCCGAACAACCCAACCGGTTCGGTTTATCCGCGCCACGTACTTGAACAGATTGTTGCACTGGCAAAAAAATATGACCTGATCCTGTTTGCTGACGAAATTTATGACAAGATTATTTATGATGGAATTGAACATGTAGCCCTGGCAGCACTGGCAGGTGATCAGTTATGTGTCTCTTTCAATGGTCTCTCTAAAGCTTATCGTATTGCAGGTTACCGTTCAGGCTGGATGGCAATTACCGGTAATAAAAGCCGTGCAGTAGACTATATTGAAGGTCTGGATATGCTTGCCTCAATGCGTCTGTGTGCCAATCATCAGGCTCAATATGCAATTCAGACTGCACTTGGAGGCTATCAGTCTATTAATGACTTGATTCGTCCAGGCGGACGTTTATATGAGCAGCGCAATATTGCCTGGGAAATGTTAAATGAAATTCCTGGAGTTTTCTGTGTTAAACCGGAAGGCGCCATGTACTGTTTTCCACGTTTAGATCCAGCAGTGTATCCGATTGAAGACGACGAAAAATTTATGCTGGATTTTCTGCGTGCAGAAAAAGTATTGTTAGTACAAGGTACAGGCTTTAACTGGCCAACTCCAGATCATTTCCGTGTAGTGTTCCTGCCTGCCGAAAATGAATTACGCGAAGCAATCAACCGTTTAAGTCGCTTTTTGGCAAAAATGCGATAA